A window of Phoenix dactylifera cultivar Barhee BC4 unplaced genomic scaffold, palm_55x_up_171113_PBpolish2nd_filt_p 000502F, whole genome shotgun sequence contains these coding sequences:
- the LOC120106247 gene encoding putative disease resistance protein RGA4, producing the protein MAETILSPLMTGLGKKLGDDILQQFGSIWGIDEKREKLERQVLAIQSVLGDAEERQVKDKAVKKWLEALENAAYEADDILDEFHYEGMRCQAKIHDDIANKVLDFFSLHNPVLFQLKMGKKLKDIVERIDRIKAEGANFGFRDNPQPHTDRPQSHSFVVESDVIGRQEDKEKIVNLLLNQRENENVTVLSIVGMGGLGKTTLAQLVYGDQRVKNHFQMHIWVCVSEEFHVAELVKSIIASAKKEKCDLPDMDLLQLSLRVVLSGKKYLLVMDDVWNEDSEKWDALKKLLGTGGEGSAILVTTRSEQVSRIMGASTSHLLQPLSEDDSWTLFSKRAFVPEAEERPQLIEIGKEIVKKCGGLPLAVKTLGSLMCTKKEVKDWLAVMRSEILDTKVGEDGIVPVLRLSYNHLPPHLKQCFALCSIFPKDYKMEKDMLIQLWIANGFVPSEGRKELEVTGEEIFDELVWRSFVQEPAQDSSNELFLYTYERRAKYMMHDMMHDLAKSIMGSDCSQLLKSGHLEELPNNIHHLFISGPRQLDIGKTLNKFPNIFTLLLQESYLDIRTIDLSKARSLKVLSLQYTNPIELPVKIRYLKHLRYLEIFRNDIAELPEAISELFNLQIFKLDYCWKLCKLPEAMRNMRSLRHLYINGCRSLKHMPAGMGQLSFLKTLTKYIVGDDDERGIRELKGLNLGGQLELYNLEKVRGMEDAREANLESKQNLQSLALCWGVSEWVDFYNLREPEDHSLDEETENAEKVLLALEPHSGLKRLVVWRYAGLRFPMWMMVRLDLLRNLVEIHLGYCKRCEHLPPLWQLPHLEVLSLTKMDSIKHLQSSGSEGTMQPFPSLKVLHLRKMQSLKSWLGEEGRDPAPPPCFLLLVEIQISDCPNLTSMPVLPSLRHLVIDRNSKIPLESVLSLTTLSSLSIETSSANASSGMQSPSFPQASIPSLKHMNSLEYLSIIGGEELRPLLEWEDETRGFSSTLRKLLFTNCNWLFSRQLSSSPLEIWTNLTSLHHLYINNCDSLVFWPEEELRGLISLKTLEVSVTGELS; encoded by the coding sequence ATGGCTGAAACAATTCTCTCGCCTTTGATGACAGGTTTGGGGAAGAAATTGGGGGACGATATCCTTCAACAGTTCGGATCCATATGGGGCATCGACGAAAAGCGGGAAAAGCTTGAGAGACAGGTGCTAGCCATCCAATCTGTGCTTGGGGATGCAGAGGAGAGGCAAGTCAAGGATAAAGCAGTGAAAAAGTGGTTGGAAGCACTCGAGAATGCAGCTTATGAAGCAGATGACATACTGGATGAGTTCCATTATGAAGGTATGCGGTGCCAGGCAAAAATCCATGATGATATTGCAAACAAGGTACTCGATTTCTTCTCACTTCATAACCCAGTTCTGTTTCAATTAAAAATGGGGAAGAAGTTAAAAGATATTGTGGAGAGGATAGATAGAATTAAAGCAGAGGGTGCTAATTTTGGGTTTAGAGACAATCCACAGCCACACACCGACAGACCACAAAGCCACTCCTTTGTTGTTGAATCAGATGTCATCGGTAGACaagaagataaagaaaaaatagtGAACTTGCTGCTCAATCAGCGTGAGAATGAGAACGTCACAGTCCTTTCCATAGTTGGCATGGGAGGACTGGGCAAGACCACCCTTGCTCAACTGGTCTACGGAGACCAGAGGGTGAAGAACCATTTCCAAATGCACATATGGGTCTGCGTGTCTGAAGAGTTTCATGTTGCAGAGCTGGTTAAATCCATCATAGCTTCAGCTAAAAAGGAAAAGTGTGATCTGCCAGACATGGATTTATTGCAGCTCAGCCTTCGAGTAGTGTTGAGTGGGAAAAAATATCTACTTGTAATGGACGACGTTTGGAATGAGGATTCAGAGAAGTGGGatgctttaaaaaaattattaggaaCTGGTGGAGAAGGTAGTGCAATTCTTGTTACTACCCGCAGTGAACAGGTCTCGCGAATCATGGGCGCATCAACCTCTCATCTTTTACAGCCGCTATCTGAGGATGATTCTTGGACTTTGTTTAGCAAAAGAGCATTTGTACCAGAAGCTGAAGAACGTCCACAGCTGATTGAAATTGGCAAGGAGATTGTGAAAAAGTGTGGGGGACTGCCTTTAGCAGTAAAGACCCTGGGGAGTTTGATGTGCACCAAAAAAGAAGTAAAGGATTGGTTGGCTGTAATGAGAAGTGAGATTTTGGATACCAAGGTTGGTGAGGATGGGATCGTACCTGTTTTAAGGTTGAGCTACAATCACTTGCCTCCACATTTGAAGCAATGCTTTGCCTTATGCTCCATATTCCCTAAGGATTATAAGATGGAAAAAGATATGTTGATCCAACTGTGGATAGCTAATGGATTCGTTCCGTCTGAAGGAAGAAAGGAGTTGGAAGTTACGGGTGAGGAGATATTTGATGAACTGGTGTGGAGATCATTCGTTCAGGAGCCTGCGCAAGATAGCAGTAATGAACTATTTCTATATACATATGAAAGAAGAGCAAAATACATGATGCATGACATGATGCATGACCTTGCAAAATCTATCATGGGGAGCGATTGTTCTCAGTTATTGAAATCTGGTCATTTGGAAGAATTACCTAATAATATCCATCATTTGTTTATATCTGGCCCTCGCCAATTAGACATTGGTAAGACACTAAATAAATTTCCGAACATCTTCACACTCTTGCTACAAGAAAGTTACCTAGATATAAGGACTATTGATTTGTCAAAAGCTAGGTCCCTGAAAGTATTAAGCTTGCAGTACACAAATCCTATAGAATTGCCAGTTAAAATAAGATATTTGAAACATCTAAGATACCTTGAGATCTTTCGAAATGATATTGCAGAACTTCCTGAAGCCATAAGCGAGCTTTTCAATCTACAGATCTTCAAACTAGATTACTGCTGGAAGTTATGTAAACTACCAGAAGCAATGAGAAATATGAGAAGCCTCAGGCACCTATATATAAATGGATGCCGCAGTTTGAAGCACATGCCAGCAGGTATGGGGCAATTAAGTTTCCTGAAGACCTTGACAAAGTACATCGTAGGTGATGATGATGAGAGGGGCATAAGGGAGCTGAAGGGCCTGAATCTTGGTGGCCAACTAGAGCTCTACAACCTGGAGAAAGTGAGGGGCATGGAAGATGCTAGAGAGGCTAATCTAGAGTCTAAACAAAATCTACAGTCATTAGCATTATGTTGGGGAGTTTCAGAGTGGGTTGATTTCTATAATTTAAGAGAGCCAGAAGATCATTCTCTTGATGAAGAGACAGAAAATGCTGAGAAGGTGTTGTTAGCTCTTGAACCTCACAGTGGCTTGAAAAGGCTGGTAGTATGGAGGTATGCAGGTTTACGCTTTCCTATGTGGATGATGGTCCGTCTTGATTTGCTCCGCAATTTGGTTGAGATCCATCTAGGATACTGCAAACGATGTGAGCATCTCCCACCACTATGGCAACTGCCTCATCTTGAGGTCCTGTCCTTGACTAAAATGGACTCAATCAAGCACCTTCAAAGCAGTGGAAGTGAGGGTACAATGCAACCGTTCCCTTCGCTGAAGGTTCTACATCTACGAAAAATGCAGAGCTTAAAGAGTTGGTTGGGAGAGGAAGGCAGAGATCCAGCACCACCACCCTGTTTTCTTTTACTCGTCGAGATACAAATCAGTGACTGCCCAAACCTGACTTCCATGCCCGTGCTTCCATCTCTCCGCCATTTGGTAATAGACAGAAATAGCAAGATACCATTGGAGTCTGTCCTTAGCCTTACCACACTATCCTCCCTCAGTATCGAAACCTCCAGTGCAAATGCCAGCAGCGGGATGCAGTCGCCATCCTTTCCACAGGCAAGTATACCATCATTAAAGCACATGAACTCTCTGGAGTACTTGAGTATCATTGGTGGCGAAGAGCTGAGGCCGCTGCTCGAGTGGGAGGATGAGACGAGGGGTTTCAGCTCAACCCTTCGAAAATTGTTGTTCACAAACTGCAATTGGTTGTTCTCAAGGCAGCTGTCATCATCACCGTTGGAAATTTGGACAAACCTTACTTCTCTCCATCACTTATACATCAATAATTGTGATTCTCTCGTATTCTGGCCAGAGGAGGAGCTTCGAGGCTTAATTTCCCTGAAGACGTTAGAGGtttctgttacgggggaactcagc